In Mucilaginibacter boryungensis, a single window of DNA contains:
- a CDS encoding SDR family oxidoreductase, with the protein MDLKLTNKVAIVLAASKGLGRAIATALSAEGAKVIIGSRDEAEINKAAADIAQQTGNEVIAMAVDVSQGDELNAFIEKAAAKFGRVDILLNNAGGPPFDKFENLDDTQWQKAFELNLLSFAHTSRQVLPYMQKAGGGRIINIISGSVKSVLANSVLSTSMRMGVVGMAKMLADEFGPYNITVNNVAPGLILTDRIKHTFPKDADPEQVMKEKAKSIPLGRIGKPQELAALVAFLASEQAAYISGTTIQVDGGASRGIF; encoded by the coding sequence ATGGATTTAAAACTCACCAATAAAGTAGCCATAGTATTAGCTGCCAGTAAAGGTTTAGGCCGGGCCATTGCCACCGCCTTATCTGCCGAGGGGGCGAAAGTGATCATTGGCTCGCGTGATGAAGCGGAGATCAATAAAGCCGCCGCTGATATCGCGCAGCAAACCGGAAACGAAGTTATTGCAATGGCGGTGGATGTATCGCAAGGCGATGAACTGAACGCTTTTATTGAAAAGGCCGCTGCGAAATTTGGCCGGGTAGATATTTTACTGAACAATGCCGGCGGTCCGCCGTTTGATAAGTTTGAAAACCTGGACGATACCCAATGGCAAAAAGCATTTGAGTTGAACCTGCTCAGCTTTGCACACACCAGTAGGCAAGTGTTGCCCTACATGCAAAAAGCAGGCGGAGGCAGGATTATCAATATCATCAGCGGGTCGGTGAAATCGGTACTGGCCAATTCGGTGTTGAGCACCAGCATGCGCATGGGGGTTGTCGGCATGGCCAAAATGCTGGCCGATGAGTTTGGCCCTTATAACATTACCGTTAACAATGTAGCACCAGGGCTAATATTAACCGACCGTATTAAACACACCTTCCCAAAAGATGCTGACCCTGAACAGGTAATGAAAGAGAAAGCTAAATCTATCCCTTTAGGTCGTATTGGTAAACCCCAAGAACTGGCAGCATTAGTGGCTTTCCTGGCTTCAGAACAAGCCGCTTACATTAGCGGGACTACCATACAGGTTGATGGAGGTGCAAGCAGGGGGATTTTTTAA
- the ileS gene encoding isoleucine--tRNA ligase, with the protein MYKEYKQLNLSQTGKDVLNFWQQNNIFAKSISSRPATNPYTFYEGPPSANGMPGIHHVMARAIKDIFCRYKTLKGYQVKRKGGWDTHGLPIELAVEKSLGITKDDIGKKISIEDYNEACRKEVMKYTDVWNDLTEKMGYWVDLENPYITYKNEYIETLWWILKELYNKGWLYKGYTVQPYSPKSGTGLSSHELNQPGTYKMVKDTTIVAQFHLKNDQQHPLMPTLFENASEDTVILAWTTTPWTLPSNCALAVGENIDYVKISTFNPYTFQPVSVVLAKVLVPKYFKAEGENASFADYKEGDKVIPWVVKAEFKGKDLLGLRYHQLMPYVTNAELEAKAFRVIPADFVTTEDGTGIVHTASVFGADDFRACKENDVPSVMVLDETGKEVPLVNKQGKFVDEVTDFAGLYVKEEYYSKEEREAPGFKPTDVLISIKLKTDNKAFDVKKYEHSYPHSWRTDEPILYYPLDSWFIKTTAVKDKLIELNKTINWKPEATGTGRFGNWLENLVDWNLSRSRYWGTPLPIWREENGSEEKCIGSIEELNKEIDAAAAAGFMPKDFRLADMHRPYVDDVVLVSSNGNKMFREPDLIDVWFDSGAMPYAQWHFPFENKEQFTDAYPADFIAEGVDQTRGWFFTLHAIAVMLSEASDEVKAVNAKVGNKGISFKNVVSNGLVLDKNGNKMSKRLGNAVEPFETIEKYGADAARWYMISNASPWDNLKFNIEGLDEVRRKFFGTLYNTYSFFALYANIDKFNYSEAEIAISDRPEIDQWIISLLNTLSKEVDDFYADFEPTKAARAIQDFVDAHLSNWYVRLSRRRFWRSDSNEDKLSAYQTLYTCLVTIAKLMSPIAPFFAERLYTDLNSATKKESFESVHLANFPAYQPELVNQALEERMQMAQDISSLVLSLRKKVGINVRQPLSKILLPILDKTFKQQVEQVKELILSETNIKDIEYITDAAGFIKKKVKPNFKALGAKVGKDMKAVAEAINLLDQEGITKLENEGSKVLVYGEGEMYKLLVSDVEIIAEDVEGWQVANLGKLTVALDVTISNELKQEGISRELINRVQNQRKASGFEVTDRINVRLGNAELLREAVNNNLSYICAEILADTVLFDNELINGEKTEIDGNEIIIAITKI; encoded by the coding sequence ATGTACAAGGAATATAAGCAATTAAACTTATCGCAAACGGGTAAAGACGTACTTAACTTCTGGCAACAGAATAACATTTTTGCAAAAAGCATCAGCAGCAGGCCGGCAACCAACCCTTATACTTTTTATGAAGGGCCGCCCTCTGCCAACGGTATGCCGGGCATTCACCACGTGATGGCCCGCGCCATTAAAGATATTTTTTGCCGTTACAAAACGTTGAAAGGCTACCAGGTAAAACGCAAAGGCGGCTGGGATACGCACGGCTTGCCTATTGAACTGGCGGTTGAAAAATCGCTGGGTATTACCAAGGACGATATCGGTAAAAAGATCTCGATTGAAGATTATAACGAAGCCTGCCGCAAGGAGGTAATGAAATATACCGATGTATGGAACGACCTGACCGAAAAGATGGGTTATTGGGTCGACTTGGAAAACCCGTACATCACCTACAAAAACGAATATATTGAAACCCTTTGGTGGATACTGAAGGAGCTTTACAATAAAGGCTGGTTGTACAAAGGTTATACGGTGCAGCCATATTCACCAAAATCGGGCACCGGCTTAAGCTCGCACGAGCTGAACCAGCCGGGTACTTACAAAATGGTGAAGGACACCACCATTGTGGCCCAATTCCATTTGAAGAACGACCAGCAGCACCCGCTAATGCCAACCTTGTTTGAAAATGCAAGTGAGGACACCGTAATACTGGCCTGGACGACTACCCCATGGACACTGCCATCAAACTGCGCGCTGGCCGTGGGCGAAAATATCGATTACGTAAAAATCAGCACCTTCAACCCTTACACCTTCCAGCCGGTAAGCGTGGTATTGGCTAAAGTGCTGGTACCAAAATACTTTAAAGCCGAAGGTGAGAACGCTTCATTTGCCGATTATAAGGAAGGCGATAAGGTTATCCCATGGGTGGTTAAAGCTGAATTTAAAGGCAAAGACCTATTGGGCCTGCGTTATCACCAGTTGATGCCTTATGTAACCAATGCTGAACTGGAAGCTAAAGCTTTCCGCGTGATCCCGGCTGATTTTGTGACTACCGAAGATGGTACAGGCATAGTACACACCGCCTCTGTTTTTGGTGCGGATGACTTTAGGGCTTGTAAAGAGAACGATGTGCCATCCGTAATGGTGCTGGATGAAACGGGCAAGGAAGTACCGCTGGTGAATAAGCAAGGTAAGTTTGTTGATGAAGTGACCGACTTTGCCGGCCTATATGTTAAAGAAGAATACTACAGCAAAGAAGAACGTGAAGCACCGGGCTTTAAACCGACAGACGTACTCATCTCTATCAAGCTTAAAACTGATAATAAAGCGTTCGACGTTAAGAAATACGAGCACAGCTACCCGCACTCGTGGCGTACAGATGAACCAATTTTATACTATCCGCTGGATAGCTGGTTCATTAAAACAACCGCGGTTAAGGATAAGCTGATCGAACTGAATAAAACCATCAACTGGAAACCTGAAGCTACCGGTACCGGGCGTTTTGGCAACTGGCTGGAAAACCTGGTTGACTGGAACCTGTCGCGTTCACGTTACTGGGGCACGCCACTGCCTATCTGGCGCGAGGAAAATGGTTCGGAAGAGAAATGTATTGGTTCGATAGAAGAACTGAACAAAGAAATTGACGCCGCCGCGGCAGCAGGTTTTATGCCGAAAGATTTCCGCCTGGCTGATATGCACCGCCCATATGTGGACGATGTGGTGCTGGTATCAAGCAACGGTAATAAAATGTTCCGCGAGCCCGACCTGATCGACGTTTGGTTTGATAGCGGGGCCATGCCTTATGCGCAATGGCACTTCCCGTTTGAGAACAAAGAGCAATTTACTGACGCTTACCCGGCAGATTTTATCGCCGAGGGTGTCGATCAAACCCGCGGCTGGTTCTTTACCCTGCACGCCATAGCCGTTATGCTAAGCGAAGCCAGCGACGAGGTAAAAGCCGTTAATGCCAAAGTGGGCAATAAAGGCATCTCGTTTAAAAACGTAGTATCAAACGGGTTGGTGCTGGATAAGAACGGCAACAAAATGTCTAAACGCTTAGGCAATGCCGTTGAGCCGTTTGAAACGATAGAGAAATACGGCGCCGATGCCGCCCGCTGGTATATGATCAGCAACGCATCGCCATGGGATAACTTGAAATTTAATATTGAAGGGCTGGATGAAGTGCGCCGCAAATTCTTCGGTACACTTTATAATACCTATTCGTTCTTCGCGCTGTATGCAAATATTGATAAATTCAATTACAGCGAAGCCGAGATAGCGATAAGCGACCGCCCTGAAATTGACCAGTGGATCATATCCTTACTAAATACTTTAAGTAAGGAGGTGGACGATTTCTATGCCGATTTCGAGCCTACCAAAGCTGCCCGCGCCATACAGGATTTTGTGGATGCACACCTGAGCAACTGGTACGTGCGTTTAAGCCGCCGCCGTTTCTGGCGTTCGGATAGTAACGAAGATAAACTATCAGCTTACCAAACGTTGTACACTTGTTTGGTAACTATCGCCAAATTAATGTCGCCAATAGCGCCGTTCTTTGCCGAGCGTTTATATACCGATTTAAACAGCGCCACCAAAAAAGAAAGCTTTGAATCAGTGCACCTGGCCAATTTCCCGGCTTATCAACCTGAATTAGTGAATCAGGCCCTGGAAGAGCGTATGCAAATGGCACAGGATATTTCATCGCTGGTGTTATCGCTGCGTAAAAAGGTGGGTATTAACGTACGTCAGCCATTGAGCAAGATCTTATTACCTATCCTCGATAAAACCTTTAAACAGCAGGTTGAGCAGGTAAAAGAATTAATTTTATCTGAAACTAATATTAAGGATATCGAGTACATTACCGATGCCGCCGGCTTTATTAAAAAGAAAGTTAAACCAAACTTTAAAGCGCTTGGCGCCAAGGTTGGTAAGGACATGAAGGCTGTGGCTGAGGCCATTAACTTACTTGATCAAGAAGGAATTACCAAACTTGAAAACGAAGGTAGCAAGGTGCTTGTTTATGGCGAAGGGGAGATGTATAAGTTATTGGTAAGTGATGTAGAAATCATTGCCGAAGATGTTGAAGGCTGGCAGGTTGCAAATTTGGGAAAACTAACCGTAGCTTTAGATGTTACCATATCCAACGAATTGAAACAGGAAGGTATCTCGCGCGAGCTGATCAACCGGGTACAAAATCAGCGTAAAGCGAGTGGTTTTGAGGTAACAGACCGAATTAATGTGAGATTAGGAAATGCAGAATTACTGCGCGAAGCGGTGAACAATAATTTATCATATATTTGCGCCGAAATTTTAGCAGATACCGTACTATTTGACAATGAGTTGATTAATGGTGAAAAGACCGAGATTGATGGGAACGAAATTATTATTGCTATAACAAAAATATAA
- a CDS encoding TraR/DksA family transcriptional regulator produces the protein MKQENEKTRYSDTELQEFKEIILEKLRIAKEELNNLASSLSSPNANGTDDTAGTYKTLEDGSATLEKESINQLAARQKKFIEQLEAALVRIQNKTYGICRETGKLIQKERLRAVPHTTLSMEAKMKQY, from the coding sequence ATGAAACAAGAGAACGAAAAAACCAGGTATTCAGACACCGAGTTACAGGAATTTAAAGAGATTATTCTTGAAAAATTACGTATTGCTAAAGAAGAGCTAAATAACCTGGCTTCATCTTTAAGCAGTCCTAACGCTAACGGTACCGATGATACCGCCGGAACATATAAAACACTGGAAGACGGATCGGCCACGCTGGAAAAGGAATCAATTAACCAGTTAGCGGCCCGCCAAAAGAAGTTTATAGAGCAGTTAGAGGCTGCGTTGGTACGCATTCAGAATAAAACTTATGGTATTTGCCGCGAAACAGGCAAGTTGATACAAAAAGAACGCTTACGTGCTGTACCGCATACTACGCTAAGCATGGAAGCCAAAATGAAGCAATACTAA
- a CDS encoding lipoprotein signal peptidase, whose protein sequence is MKAAYTKPFLIAALIIIIDQVIKIWVRKHMYIGEEIHFLGNRGMLHYTENNGMAFGWEIGGITGKLALTIFRIAAVVAIGYGVVYLIQHKYHRGLILNVALIFAGAVGNIIDSTFYGVIYHYAPIFQGRVVDMFYFPLIRGTYPSWFPVWHGQYFEFFQPVFNFADASISVGVIAILIWQKRYFKHEVIEESNLNSEVVEE, encoded by the coding sequence ATGAAGGCTGCGTATACGAAACCTTTTTTAATTGCCGCGCTGATCATCATTATCGACCAGGTTATAAAAATCTGGGTGAGGAAGCATATGTATATTGGCGAGGAAATTCATTTTTTAGGTAACCGCGGCATGCTGCATTATACCGAAAACAATGGCATGGCCTTCGGCTGGGAAATTGGCGGGATAACCGGCAAGCTGGCCTTAACCATATTCCGCATTGCGGCGGTAGTTGCTATTGGTTACGGGGTAGTTTATCTTATCCAGCATAAATATCATCGTGGGTTGATACTTAACGTAGCCCTGATATTTGCAGGCGCGGTTGGTAATATTATCGACTCGACATTTTATGGTGTTATTTATCACTATGCCCCTATTTTCCAGGGCCGTGTGGTAGATATGTTCTACTTCCCGCTCATCCGCGGCACTTATCCATCATGGTTCCCGGTTTGGCATGGGCAATATTTCGAGTTTTTCCAACCAGTATTTAACTTCGCCGATGCCTCTATTTCAGTGGGCGTAATTGCTATCCTGATATGGCAAAAACGCTACTTTAAACATGAAGTGATAGAGGAAAGTAATTTGAATAGCGAAGTAGTGGAGGAATAG
- the infB gene encoding translation initiation factor IF-2: MSEDKSIKLIKAVKELNIGMGTIVDFLASKGYKVEKQPMAKLDADMYTTLLKEFAADKIIKEEAKQIAIGKIRREDTVLPASDKPFESHRSKEFENEEILIKNTGHTAPPVEKPKPQPQQERVEAALPGVTVVGKIDLDNIGKKQVEEKPAEAPKPAPTAPKAEEPVKVEAPVEAPKPAPAAPKAEEPAKVETPVEAPKPAPAAPKAEEPAKVETPVAAPKAETPAAPAEEATEDDEVIRAQAQRLSGPTIIGKIQLPVDPSRRGGPIASSSNAANNADNKRKRKRKEGGGNQPQQGGGQPGAQGGNRPDNRPPRPTTNTPGRPDFRNRTPITNGPAGGGSKEEPTEKEIQDQIKATLARLSGAGKSGKFAQRAKFRRQKRDDVAASAEEDALERELQSKVLKVTEFVTANELASMMDVQVTQIISTCMSLGMFVSINQRLDAETLTIVADEFGYEVEFVKPQDEEASLDEEDAPESLIPRAPIVTIMGHVDHGKTSLLDFIRKTNVIAGEAGGITQHIGAYDVALEDGRKITFLDTPGHEAFTAMRARGAQVTDIVIIVIAADDSVMPQTREAINHAQAAGAPIIFAFNKIDRPGANADKVREQLSAMNILVEEWGGKYQTQEISAKTGLNIDLLLEKVLLEAELLELKANPNKRAVGTVIEAALDKGRGIVTTILVQAGTLKVGDPILAGCYSGRVKALTNARGQRIDSAGPSMPVQVLGMQGAPTAGDKFNALESEPEAREIANKRLQLQREQGLRTQKHITLDEIGRRLAIGNFKELNIIVKGDVDGSIEALSDSLLKLSTDQIQVNIISKAVGQISESDVLLASASDAIIIGFQVRPSGGARKLAEQEQIDIRLYSIIYDAINEIKAAMEGMLAPTFEEKIVANVEIRETFKITKVGTIAGCMVLDGKITRNSKIRIIRDGVVVYTGELASLKRYKDDVKEVSAGYECGLNIQNFNNIEVGDIVEAYENVEVKRKL; this comes from the coding sequence ATGTCAGAAGACAAATCAATAAAATTAATAAAAGCAGTAAAGGAACTGAACATTGGTATGGGTACCATTGTCGATTTCTTAGCGTCCAAAGGCTACAAAGTTGAAAAACAGCCTATGGCCAAGCTGGATGCCGACATGTATACTACCTTGTTGAAGGAATTTGCTGCGGATAAGATCATTAAGGAAGAAGCGAAACAGATCGCCATTGGGAAGATCAGGAGGGAAGATACTGTTTTGCCGGCATCCGATAAACCATTTGAAAGCCACCGTTCAAAAGAATTTGAGAACGAGGAAATTCTGATAAAAAACACGGGGCATACTGCGCCACCGGTTGAAAAACCAAAGCCGCAACCTCAGCAAGAACGTGTTGAAGCCGCATTGCCGGGTGTAACTGTGGTAGGGAAAATTGACCTTGATAATATTGGCAAAAAACAGGTTGAAGAAAAGCCTGCTGAAGCGCCTAAACCAGCGCCAACTGCCCCAAAAGCAGAAGAGCCAGTAAAAGTGGAAGCGCCCGTTGAAGCACCTAAACCAGCGCCAGCTGCACCAAAAGCAGAAGAGCCTGCAAAAGTGGAAACACCAGTTGAGGCACCTAAGCCAGCGCCAGCTGCACCAAAAGCAGAAGAGCCCGCAAAAGTGGAAACACCAGTAGCTGCCCCAAAAGCAGAAACGCCAGCAGCGCCGGCAGAAGAAGCAACCGAGGACGACGAAGTGATACGTGCGCAGGCACAACGCTTAAGCGGCCCAACCATTATTGGTAAAATACAGTTGCCGGTTGACCCAAGCAGGCGCGGCGGACCAATAGCTTCGTCATCAAATGCGGCTAATAATGCCGATAACAAACGCAAGCGTAAGCGTAAAGAAGGCGGTGGTAACCAACCACAACAAGGTGGTGGTCAACCGGGAGCACAAGGTGGCAACAGGCCGGACAATCGCCCGCCAAGGCCAACTACTAATACACCGGGACGCCCTGATTTCAGGAACCGCACCCCAATAACCAATGGCCCTGCCGGTGGTGGTTCAAAAGAAGAACCTACAGAAAAAGAGATACAGGACCAAATTAAGGCAACCTTAGCCCGTTTAAGCGGTGCAGGTAAATCAGGCAAATTTGCCCAGCGTGCGAAATTCCGCCGTCAAAAACGTGATGATGTAGCCGCATCGGCCGAAGAGGATGCACTGGAAAGAGAATTACAATCGAAGGTATTAAAGGTTACCGAGTTTGTAACTGCTAACGAACTGGCTTCCATGATGGACGTACAGGTTACGCAGATTATCAGTACCTGTATGAGTTTGGGCATGTTTGTTTCCATTAATCAACGTTTGGATGCAGAGACTCTGACTATTGTGGCCGACGAGTTTGGTTATGAAGTAGAGTTTGTTAAACCACAGGACGAGGAAGCCAGTCTTGACGAAGAAGATGCACCGGAATCATTGATCCCGCGCGCGCCTATCGTTACTATTATGGGCCACGTCGATCATGGTAAAACATCGTTACTGGACTTTATACGTAAAACCAACGTAATTGCCGGTGAGGCGGGTGGTATCACCCAGCACATTGGTGCTTATGACGTTGCCTTGGAAGATGGCCGTAAGATCACCTTCCTGGATACACCGGGTCACGAGGCGTTTACCGCCATGCGTGCACGTGGCGCCCAGGTAACAGATATTGTTATTATTGTAATTGCTGCAGATGACAGCGTGATGCCGCAAACCCGCGAGGCCATAAACCACGCGCAGGCTGCCGGTGCCCCTATCATATTTGCATTCAATAAAATAGACCGCCCGGGTGCTAACGCCGATAAGGTACGTGAGCAATTATCTGCCATGAATATTTTGGTAGAAGAATGGGGTGGTAAATATCAAACACAGGAAATATCGGCTAAAACCGGTTTAAATATCGACTTATTGTTAGAAAAAGTATTGCTGGAGGCCGAATTATTAGAGCTGAAAGCTAACCCTAACAAACGTGCCGTAGGTACCGTTATTGAGGCTGCTTTAGATAAAGGCCGTGGTATTGTAACCACCATATTGGTACAAGCCGGTACTTTAAAAGTTGGCGACCCTATATTAGCAGGGTGCTACAGCGGACGTGTTAAAGCGTTAACAAACGCCCGCGGCCAGCGTATAGACAGCGCAGGGCCATCAATGCCGGTACAGGTATTGGGTATGCAGGGCGCCCCTACTGCCGGCGATAAATTCAATGCGCTGGAAAGCGAACCTGAAGCACGTGAAATTGCCAACAAACGTTTGCAATTACAGCGTGAACAAGGCTTACGTACACAAAAACACATTACCCTTGATGAGATCGGCCGTCGTTTGGCTATCGGTAACTTTAAGGAACTGAATATTATAGTTAAAGGTGACGTGGATGGTTCGATAGAGGCGTTATCTGACTCTTTACTGAAACTATCTACCGACCAGATACAGGTGAATATCATATCGAAAGCTGTTGGTCAGATCTCGGAATCGGATGTATTGCTAGCTTCGGCTTCAGATGCGATCATTATTGGTTTCCAGGTACGCCCATCAGGCGGTGCGCGTAAACTGGCCGAGCAGGAGCAAATTGATATCAGGCTGTACTCTATCATCTACGATGCGATCAACGAGATCAAAGCGGCGATGGAAGGTATGCTTGCACCAACGTTTGAAGAGAAAATTGTTGCTAACGTAGAGATACGCGAAACCTTTAAAATTACCAAGGTGGGTACAATTGCCGGCTGTATGGTACTGGATGGCAAGATCACCCGTAACAGTAAGATCCGTATCATTCGCGATGGTGTGGTTGTTTACACCGGCGAACTGGCTTCACTGAAACGTTACAAAGACGACGTGAAAGAAGTAAGTGCAGGTTACGAGTGCGGTTTGAACATCCAGAACTTTAATAATATTGAAGTAGGTGACATTGTTGAAGCTTATGAAAATGTGGAAGTAAAACGTAAGTTGTAA
- the nusA gene encoding transcription termination factor NusA, whose translation MSNINLIESFQEFKDFKNIDRPTMMSVLEDVFRSMIRKKYGTDENCDVIVNTDNGDLEIWRTRVVMEDGFSEDDDLEIELAEAKTLDPDLEVGDEYVELITLESFGRRAILAARQTLVSKILELEKDEIFKKYKDRVGEVVSGEVYQVWKKETLVLDDEGNELLLPKTEQIPADYFKKGDHVKAVVHKVDMLNSNPKIIISRTAPEFLQRLFEQEVPEIFDGLITIKKIVREPGERAKVAVESYDDRIDPVGACVGMKGSRIHGIVRELKNENIDVINYTNNIQLYIQRALSPAKITSIKLDDEKKTAAVYLKPDQVSLAIGRGGHNIKLAGKLTGYEIDVYREAGENEEDVDIEEFSDEIEDWIIDEFKRIGLDTAKSVLALSVGELVKRTDLEEETIKDVLSILQAEFE comes from the coding sequence ATGAGCAATATTAATTTAATCGAGTCTTTTCAGGAGTTTAAAGACTTTAAAAACATCGACCGCCCGACGATGATGAGTGTGCTTGAAGATGTTTTCAGAAGCATGATCAGGAAAAAATATGGCACAGATGAGAACTGTGACGTAATTGTGAATACGGACAATGGTGACTTGGAGATTTGGCGCACACGTGTGGTGATGGAAGACGGTTTCAGTGAAGATGATGACCTGGAAATTGAACTTGCCGAAGCTAAAACGCTTGACCCCGATTTGGAAGTAGGCGATGAGTATGTAGAGCTGATTACCCTGGAAAGTTTTGGACGCCGTGCTATTTTGGCTGCACGCCAAACGCTGGTATCTAAAATTTTAGAATTAGAGAAAGACGAGATATTTAAAAAATATAAAGACCGTGTAGGTGAAGTAGTGAGCGGCGAGGTTTACCAGGTTTGGAAAAAAGAAACTTTGGTACTGGATGATGAAGGCAACGAGCTTTTATTGCCAAAAACCGAGCAGATCCCTGCCGATTACTTTAAAAAAGGCGACCATGTAAAAGCGGTTGTGCATAAAGTGGATATGCTGAACAGCAATCCTAAAATTATCATTTCGCGTACAGCGCCCGAATTTTTACAGCGTTTGTTTGAACAGGAAGTGCCTGAGATTTTTGATGGCCTGATTACCATTAAAAAGATAGTTCGCGAACCTGGAGAGCGCGCTAAGGTAGCGGTAGAATCGTACGATGACCGTATTGACCCGGTAGGCGCTTGTGTGGGTATGAAAGGTTCACGTATACACGGTATCGTTCGCGAGTTGAAGAACGAAAATATAGATGTTATAAACTATACTAACAATATTCAGTTATATATCCAGCGTGCGTTGTCGCCGGCAAAAATCACTTCTATTAAATTAGATGATGAGAAAAAAACCGCGGCCGTGTACTTAAAACCCGATCAGGTATCGTTAGCTATCGGTCGTGGCGGGCATAATATCAAGTTAGCAGGCAAGTTAACCGGCTACGAAATTGATGTTTACCGCGAAGCTGGCGAAAACGAGGAGGATGTGGATATTGAAGAATTTTCAGACGAGATTGAAGATTGGATCATTGACGAGTTTAAACGCATTGGCCTGGATACAGCAAAATCTGTACTGGCCCTTAGCGTTGGCGAACTTGTTAAACGTACCGACCTGGAAGAAGAAACCATTAAGGATGTGTTATCAATTCTGCAGGCCGAGTTTGAATAA
- a CDS encoding ribosome maturation factor RimP, with amino-acid sequence MDIEKKIRELAEEKIAEIARPDIFVVDVKFNPVGNRAVILLDGDKGAGIEECAQVSRYVGFKLEEENVIEEAYNLEVSSPGIDTPLMLVRQYTKNIGRTVAVKMPDGIKKEGKLLAVNAADIVIEEQIKEKGKKATLAETSIPMDQIMEIRVLISFK; translated from the coding sequence ATGGATATTGAAAAAAAGATAAGGGAACTGGCCGAAGAGAAGATTGCCGAGATAGCAAGGCCGGATATTTTTGTGGTTGATGTGAAGTTTAACCCGGTAGGCAACAGGGCCGTTATTTTGCTTGATGGCGATAAAGGCGCGGGCATTGAAGAATGCGCACAGGTGAGCCGGTATGTAGGTTTCAAATTGGAAGAGGAAAACGTGATTGAGGAAGCCTATAACCTGGAAGTATCATCGCCGGGGATTGATACGCCACTGATGCTGGTGAGGCAATACACCAAAAACATAGGCCGTACGGTAGCCGTAAAAATGCCCGATGGTATTAAAAAAGAAGGCAAATTACTGGCAGTTAACGCGGCAGATATTGTAATAGAAGAACAAATAAAAGAAAAAGGGAAAAAGGCGACACTTGCAGAAACCAGCATCCCAATGGATCAGATAATGGAAATTAGAGTTTTAATATCATTCAAATAA
- a CDS encoding Lrp/AsnC ligand binding domain-containing protein, translated as MPHKKPQNLEIDNLDIQILSILMKNATTPYTEIAKELIVSGGTIHVRMKKLEEMGVIKGASLEVNPQKLGYDITAFLGIFLEKGSQYNDAVKQLQAVPEIVELHYTTGSYSIFAKIVCHDTNHLREVLNEQIQSVKGIQRTETFISLEESIRRQISLD; from the coding sequence ATGCCTCACAAGAAACCTCAAAATTTAGAAATTGATAATCTGGATATACAGATTTTATCGATACTGATGAAAAATGCGACCACTCCGTACACGGAAATCGCCAAAGAATTGATCGTTTCAGGCGGAACCATACACGTGCGGATGAAAAAGCTGGAGGAGATGGGTGTAATTAAAGGAGCAAGCCTGGAAGTAAACCCGCAAAAATTAGGCTATGATATAACGGCCTTCCTGGGGATCTTCCTGGAGAAAGGGTCGCAATATAATGATGCCGTTAAACAATTACAGGCTGTTCCTGAAATTGTAGAACTACATTATACTACGGGCAGCTATAGTATTTTCGCAAAAATTGTATGTCACGATACTAACCACCTTCGCGAGGTTTTGAACGAGCAGATACAAAGCGTAAAAGGCATACAACGCACTGAAACTTTTATATCGCTTGAGGAAAGTATCCGCAGGCAAATAAGTTTGGATTAG